From a region of the Corythoichthys intestinalis isolate RoL2023-P3 chromosome 7, ASM3026506v1, whole genome shotgun sequence genome:
- the c7h19orf25 gene encoding UPF0449 protein C19orf25 homolog → MNAALKGKKRVVLPSRPSPPSVDHILEDVGAAEPDDPVFSILHEQPQQATEAGEAERTFRQCRRHADVKRQLRESEAVLTGRREQLTAAGRRLDRHVAQVKGGLP, encoded by the exons ATGAACGCCGCTTTGAAAGGCAAGAAGCGCGTGGTCCTACCCAGCAGACCTTCACCGCCCAGCGTTGACCACATCCTGGAAGACGTCGGCGCCGCTGAGCCCGACGACCCTGTCTTCTCCATCCTCCACGAGCAGCCACAACAAG CGACGGAAGCGGGCGAGGCGGAGCGGACCTTCCGGCAATGTCGACGCCACGCCGACGTCAAGCGGCAGCTGCGGGAATCGGAGGCGGTCCTTACGGGTCGGCGAGAGCAGCTGACGGCGGCTGGCCGGCGTCTTGACCGCCACGTGGCCCAAGTCAAAGGTGGACTTCCATGA